The Psychrobacter arenosus region CACAGGAGATCAGCGTCTTACGCGGCAGGGCTATGCTCTTCAACCAGTGGCTTAAGCTCACCTGATTGGTACATCTGTAAGATAATGTCTGAACCACCCATCAACTCACCGTTAATCCATAATTGCGGAAAAGTTGGCCAGTTTGCAATTTTTGGCAACGTCGCACGGATTTCAGGATTTTCTAAGATATTAACAAAGGCAAACGGACGGCCGATTTGCGTTAATACTTCGATAGCTTTGGCAGAAAAACCACATTGTGGGAACTGCGGAGTGCCT contains the following coding sequences:
- the grxD gene encoding Grx4 family monothiol glutaredoxin, coding for MSDQPQATPDIEQLIRNQIADNKVILYMKGTPQFPQCGFSAKAIEVLTQIGRPFAFVNILENPEIRATLPKIANWPTFPQLWINGELMGGSDIILQMYQSGELKPLVEEHSPAA